A window of Salmo trutta chromosome 5, fSalTru1.1, whole genome shotgun sequence contains these coding sequences:
- the mblac1 gene encoding metallo-beta-lactamase domain-containing protein 1 has translation MEATEKKNACNSSEFRRSELSDTELEIVGQPYSISVLKVGYCLSQQDGSFRADGTISLLTGPRTILVDTGGPWDRDFLVKRLKDKRLDPGDISLVVGTHGHSDHVGNLGLFPAATIVVGCDISEGDRYLPNQLAEGQPYPIDEHVSIVPTPGHTGRDVSLLVKGTTMGTVLVAGDLFERCTDDDSWRELSENPAVQEASRQEALRTSDVIIPGHGLPFRVHREEADGRSG, from the exons ATGGAAGCGACTGAAAAAAAGAATGCATGTAACAGTAGCGAGTTTAGAAGAAGCGAGTTATCAGACACAGAACTCGAGATTGTGGGGCAACCCTACTCCATCTCGGTGCTCAAAGTAGGCTATTGTCTGTCCCAACAGGACGGTTCTTTTCGAGCAGACGGGACTATCTCTCTCCTAACGGGACCTAGAACTATTCTAGTAGACACCGGAGGACCGTGGGACCGGGACTTTCTAGTGAAACGGCTGAAGGATAAGCGACTAGATCCGGGTGATATCAGCTTGGTGGTGGGGACACATGGCCACTCCGACCATGTTGGTAATCTGGGGCTGTTTCCAGCGGCAACAATAGTTGTGGGGTGTGACATCAGTGAGGGGGATAGGTACCTTCctaaccagctggctgaggggcaACCCTATCCTATTGATGAACAT gtgtcaATAGTACCCACTCCGGGCCACACAGGGCGCGATGTGAGCCTTCTTGTGAAGGGAACCACAATGGGCACGGTGCTTGTTGCCGGGGACCTATTTGAGCGTTGCACTGATGACGACAGTTGGAGGGAACTGAGTGAGAATCCTGCAGTTCAGGAGGCCAGCCGACAGGAGGCGCTACGCACCTCTGATGTCATCATCCCGGGACACGGGTTGCCGTTCAGGGTCCACAGGGAGGAGGCGGACGGACGCTCCGGGTAG